A single region of the Leishmania panamensis strain MHOM/PA/94/PSC-1 chromosome 21 sequence genome encodes:
- a CDS encoding hypothetical protein (TriTrypDB/GeneDB-style sysID: LpmP.21.1730) — MEKTRCCRHCGCAIRYCPCCGAELAGKRDNAVKGLSSGTGGRLLSCNYSFSPHTAADRAEGSGTPAPCCHSTSAWRERLPHRAVSAYEVYLAIVHGFVVKKGDEEADAARAVALTPAAASVAEGGQHNDEQMRGAALSWLRMMPAEKRVYEVEAQLWQARLATVSREPTTSAVAAATALRSSTAAPALAHNLEEGSSSAAAELYTLPLAERLLPQQPASRLVAKVSSKTLTSERLPRSKTSFALFRANVKGRRKMSMKEIAAVWRHMSAEEKAPYDSAAANQRTEQLLSQIPSAPGSQS, encoded by the coding sequence ATGGAGAagactcgctgctgcagacacTGCGGGTGCGCGATACGTTATTGCccgtgctgcggcgccgagCTCGCTGGAAAGCGCGACAACGCGGTCAAGGGCCTCAGCAGTGGTACAGGTGGCCGCCTATTGTCTTGTAACTATTCGTTTTCTCCTCACACGGCCGCTGACCGCGCTGAAGGCAGTGGTACCCCGGCGCCGTGTTGTCATAGCACGTCGGCCTGGCGGGAACGACTACCACATCGCGCCGTCAGCGCCTACGAGGTGTACCTGGCCATAGTCCATGGCTTCGTCGTCAAGAAGGGCGATGAGGAAGCGGACGCTGCTAGGGCCGTTGCACTcacaccggcggcagcgtcggtaGCAGAAGGCGGGCAGCACAATGATGAACAGatgcgcggtgctgctttgTCGTGGCTGCGTATGATGCCTGCGGAGAAGCGTGTCTACGAGGTGGAGGCACAGTTGTGGCAGGCTCGACTGGCAACAGTGAGCCGAGAGCCTACTACCTCCGCTGTAGCAGCTGCTACGGCCTTGCGTTCGTctacagcagcgccagccttGGCGCATAACTTGGAGGAGGGGTCTTCATcggccgctgcggagctCTACACGCTACCTTTGGCGGAAAGACTGTtgccacagcagccggcATCGCGTCTCGTTGCAAAGGTCTCGTCAAAGACGCTCACTTCAGAGCGCCTGCCCCGCAGCAAGACGAGCTTCGCACTGTTCCGTGCGAACGTGAAGGGGCGGCGCAAGATGAGCATGAAGGAGATCGCCGCCGTGTGGCGGCACATGtcagcggaggagaaggcaccATATGactcggcggcagcgaaccAGCGCACCGAGCAGCTCCTCTCGCAGATACCGTCAGCACCGGGCAGTCAGTCGTGA